A single window of Colletotrichum destructivum chromosome 9, complete sequence DNA harbors:
- a CDS encoding Putative peptidase M20: protein MAPTPTPGANDPLANFYAKVDELESVFIERLGDAVKIPSISAQADRRKDVFEMSEWVAAKMRTVGIDVTLKPLGKQAGTDLELPPLVLGRYGKDPQKPTVLVYCHYDVQPASLEDGWKHEPFVMTVEDNGRLCGRGTSDDKGPLIGWINMIEAFQKVDVDVPANLVFCFEGMEENGSFGLREALEEEADKYFADVDVVCIADVVWVSDEQLSIPQGLRGIIFYLVTITGARQDAHSGGFGGQISEPMIDMVNIMASLVDSNGKILIPGIYDNVQPVTEKEYESYKELNISEDSLYGGTGGRSLHDNQADALIARWKKPSLSLHRIENALPGAGAVTSIPAKLVGKFSIRTVPFMKAEEIDVIVRRHIQDRFASLGSKNDIEIEAYPSDWFYEDAGHWNYQAAIRATRNVWGVDPAMTCEGGSIPIALDFKKILKKNVLLLPVGRPTDGQHSTNEKLDKSNYINAIKLYGSYLREAATLWRENKNRVSSA, encoded by the exons ATGGCGCCGACTCCTACCCCGGGTGCCAACGACCCCTTGGCTAATTTTTATGCGAA AGTTGATGAGCTCGAAAGCGTCTTCATTGAAC GACTCGGGGATGCAGTCAAGATCCCATCAATCTCTGCCCAAGCAGACCGGAGGAAGGATGTATTCGAG ATGAGTGAATGGgtcgccgccaagatgaGAACTGTCGGGATCGACGTCACACTCAAACCTCTTGGCAAGCAAGCGGGCACCGACCTTGAGCTTCCACCCTTGGTGCTGGGACGATACGGCAAGGACCCGCAAAAGCCAACAGTCCTCGTGTACTGCCATTACGATGTCCAGCCCGCCTCTCTCGAGGACGGCTGGAAGCACGAGCCGTTCGTGATGACGGTCGAGGACAACGGCAGGCTCTGCGGGCGCGGCACTTCGGACGACAAGGGCCCCCTGATCGGGTGGATCAACATGATCGAGGCGTTCCAaaaggtcgacgtcgacgtgcCGGCCAACCTGGTCTTCTGCTTCGAGGGCATGGAGGAGAACGGGTCTTTCGGCCTCCGGGAGGccctggaggaggaggcggacaAGTACTTCGCCGACGTGGACGTCGTCTgcatcgccgacgtcgtgTGGGTCAGCGACGAGCAGCTCAGCATCCCGCAGGGCCTGAGGGGCATCATCTTCTACCTGGTGACCATCACCGGCGCGAGGCAGGACGCCCACAGCGGCGGCTTTGGCGGCCAGATCTCGGAGCCGATGATCGACATGGTGAACATCATGGCGTCGCTGGTGGACTCGAACGGAAAGATCTTAATTCCCGGCATCTACGACAACGTCCAACCCGTCACGGAAAAGGAGTACGAGAGCTACAAAGAGCTCAACATCTCCGAGGACTCCTTGTACGGCGGCACGGGAGGGAGAAGTCTCCACGACAACCAGGCCGATGCCCTGATCGCTCG ATGGAAGAAGCCGTCCCTTAGTCTCCACCGAATCGAGAACGCGTTGcccggcgccggggccgtcACCTCGATCCCTGCGAAGCTGGTTGGAAAGTTCAGCATTCGGACTGTGCCCTTTAtgaaggcggaggagatTGACGTAATCGTGCGGAGGCACATCCAAGACCGGTTCGCCAGCCTCGGAAGCAAGAACGAcatcgagatcgaggcgTACCCGAGCGACTGGTTCTACGAGGACGCCGGCCATTGGAACTACCAGGCGGCAATCCGGGCAACTCGGAATGTCTGGGGTGTCGACCCAGCCATGACGTGCGAGGGTGGCAG TATACCCATCGCCCTGGACTTCAAGAAGATCCTGAAGAAAAACGTCCTGTTGCTTCCCGTTGGGAGACCCACGGATGGGCAGCACAGCACCAACGAAAAGCTTGATAAGAGCAACTA CATCAATGCCATCAAGCTCTACGGGTCTTACCTGAGGGAGGCAGCAACCTTGTGGCGTGAGAATAAAAACAGGGTGTCTAGTGCATAA
- a CDS encoding Putative NAD(P)-binding domain superfamily produces MSFTPYLELPFPVGSLTQRLSFCVFHFLSGSFFYDSVHWLAHHSQRSRFRVLRLLAKAHAIHHQYFDRNLRYNERFRSQNVKWHLPLELLCQMIGSTMSWTFCLLAFRGLALDMAPDLILVLFLQVARTAVVAWNSGHDSNHISYPRLPKDPFTFFVGPQYHALHHIDPLNYFGSMTRLLDWWMGTAVSLRGRRVTMTGSSGALGQALAEQLRLEGVRSISAPKFGIDWTYDDYSYFESTLQNTDVLILTHGSKNGKHDFEANCDSAVKIIEIFREYCKRRKLGLLPEVWYVGSEAELHGAWTSDMQTYTGSKRAFVRHARAFYDEETFNYRHIVPAAFASSMGPGLVSARWAARVAMWWIRRGARYVPVTYTGLALVNFLRFKLGRRLANQQGRKPQGSTSLEGPEPGGKPALSLRSL; encoded by the coding sequence ATGTCCTTCACTCCCTATCTCGAGTTACCATTCCCAGTGGGAAGCCTGACCCAACGCTTGTCATTTTGCGTGTTTCACTTTCTCTCCGGGTCTTTCTTCTACGACAGCGTCCACTGGCTGGCTCACCATTCCCAGCGGTCTCGGTTCCGGGTACTTCGGCTGCTTGCAAAAGCGCACGCCATCCACCACCAGTATTTTGACCGTAACTTGAGATACAATGAACGGTTTCGCTCTCAAAATGTCAAATGGCACCTGCCACTAGAGTTGTTGTGCCAGATGATTGGTAGCACGATGAGTTGGACATTCTGCCTCCTAGCCTTCCGAGGACTCGCGCTCGACATGGCACCGGACTTGATCCTGGTACTCTTCCTTCAGGTTGCTCGGACAGCTGTGGTTGCCTGGAACTCCGGCCACGATTCCAATCATATTTCCTACCCGCGACTTCCAAAAGACCCCTTCACATTCTTCGTTGGGCCTCAGTACCACGCGCTACATCACATCGACCCTCTCAACTACTTCGGGTCGATGACACGCCTGCTCGACTGGTGGATGGGCACCGCGGTCTCACTCAGGGGCCGGCGTGTGACGATGACAGGGTCTAGTGGAGCACTCGGGCAGGCTTTGGCCGAACAGCTCCGCCTGGAAGGCGTGCGATCCATCTCAGCCCCCAAGTTCGGAATCGACTGGACGTATGACGACTATTCCTACTTCGAGTCGACGCTCCAAAACACGGACGTCCTTATCCTCACCCACGGCTCCAAGAACGGCAAGCACGACTTCGAGGCGAACTGCGATTCCGCCGTCAAGATCATCGAGATCTTCAGAGAGTATTGCAAGCGCCGCAAGCTCGGCCTTTTGCCGGAGGTCTGGTATGtcggcagcgaggccgaACTCCACGGGGCCTGGACAAGCGACATGCAGACCTACACCGGCTCGAAACGGGCGTTTGTCCGCCACGCGAGGGCCTTCTACGATGAAGAAACTTTCAACTACCGCCACATCGTCCCGGCCGCGTTCGCCTCCAGCATGGGGCCAGGGCTCGTGAGCGCGAGGTGGGCGGCCAGGGTGGCGATGTGGTGGATACGGAGAGGAGCAAGATACGTGCCCGTTACGTACACTGGGTTGGCGCTTGTCAACTTTTTAAGATTTAAGCTGGGGAGAAGGCTTGCAAACCAGCAGGGTCGTAAGCCGCAGGGTTCAACGTCGCTTGAAGGTCCGGAACCGGGCGGTAAACCAGCGTTGTCATTGAGGAGTCTTTGA
- a CDS encoding Putative tyrosinase copper-binding domain, di-copper centre-containing domain superfamily: MKRFTLFSLASAIGLAGASPLFPAGNGTFSNSTCTSLNQRKAWHTLGNEEKSEYLQAVKCLMDSPAKSGITGAKTRYDELQWCHVVQSNFIHGVGAFLPWHRLYLRLQEMLLQDECGYTGALPYWDEQHDLEVYGTLDKASVWGADEFSFGTNGVNTTSGTNCVVDGPFANTTLRMDQIWGVNYYDEYCLSREWNQTAFTFANQSYVDVCFEKTNYNDANFCYVDSPHSCGHLATGGTMENQNASPGDPLFFLHHANLDRLWWNWQLANLSSRLTDMSGQLIPPTFIMEQNRWLPPSKAYLDYDGDPGNDTTLNHVLWMAEIIPNKTIADVMDLRGDVICAEYVIAEE; this comes from the exons ATGAAGCGGTTCACCCTTTTCAGCCTGGCTTCGGCAATCGGCTTGGCTGGCGCCTCACCTCTGTTCCCTGCCGGCAACGGAACGTTCTCGAACTCGACTTGCACATCGCTGAATCAAAGAAAAGCATG GCACACTCTAGGCAACGAAGAAAAGTCCGAGTATCTTCAGGCAGTCAAGTGCTTGATGGATTCCCCTGCCAAGAGCGGCATCACCGGCGCGAAGACGCGTTACGATGAGCTCCAATGGTGCCATGTGGTCCAATCGAATTTCATCCACGGTGTCGG TGCTTTCCTTCCTTGGCACCGTCTCTATCTGCGTCTGCAGGAAATGCTTCTCCAGGATGAATGCGGCTACACCGGGGCGCTCCCATACTGGGACGAGCAGCATGATCTCGAGGTTTACGGAACACTCGACAAGGCCTCCGTTTGGGGCGCCGACGAGTTCAGTTTCGGCACCAACGGCGTCAACACCACCAGCGGAACCAActgcgtcgtcgacggccccTTTGCCAACACAACTCTGCGCATGGATCAGATCTGGGGCGTCAACTACTACGACGAGTACTGCTTGTCTCGTGAGTGGAACCAGACGGCCTTCACGTTTGCCAACCAGTCGTATGTCGATGTGTGCTTCGAGAAGACGAACTACAACGACGCCAACTTCTGCTACGTTGATTCGCCCCACTCCTGCGGCCATCTCGCAACTGGCGGCACT ATGGAAAACCAAAATGCCAGCCCTGGTGaccccctcttcttcctgcaCCACGCCAACCTGGACCGACTTTGGTGGAATTGGCAACTTGCCAATCTCTCATCCCGCCTGACGGACATGAGCGGCCAACTCATTCCTCCGACGTTCATCATGGAGCAGAACCGCTGGCTTCCCCCTTCCAAAGCGTACCTCGACTATGATGGTGATCCGGGCAACGACACCACTCTGAACCACGTGTTGTGGATGGCTGAAATCATTCCCAACAAGACTATTGCGGATGTCATGGATCTCAGAGGCGACGTCATCTGCGCCGAGTACGTTATTGCGGAGGAGTAA
- a CDS encoding Putative mechanosensitive ion channel MscS, LSM domain superfamily — MASNQTSADFRHSLLPLLHLPRKNRVMDGTFKDSLPPSYPTPSAKNLPQTILPVSQPLTPGSGSSARLSMSYSPYEHSHNAPTMQQESSPKRWTESKAYKSDTESREIPSRDEYQSAQENSQQHMPPIIVARYRRELFWWAFRYAVIAVVVFVAFLVPIIILSNDADVVEDSALEKIEAEQYQNLMFYICLWLEVTWLGAVGSDLLGLGLPYLFRFIARYTNSAHQRYWRVLKFMRRPIAFLGTTVVTYIFFAACINENELLAVNINKAPDTFAWDDAVADVLEQMTLWVSFYLLEKLFISYIAVHYHYRGDNVKIARTKDLQNALIALYDASVFLHPPHREPFAEEDMLIRNARGDSHDPGRVRISSYLARLGIDGYKMTSLFGNFISAEPNAHWLRPASTYSVIERAWANPVSAAALARRIWLSLVAEGKSGLTVDDIIEVLGPYRKTEAVAIFKTLNENNSPDIRVEEFIGIVTEGGRTRHQVYKNMENMDHCINTFDWFCLLILASVMIFFIMVAYVPAIKQIQTILSSLAIGLSFAVGRTFHHILVGIVFVFFDHPYDVGDVVNVYNMSSTNGTTCLVKRQSLLYTVFRRLDNGCDLQIPNERLSQKRIENFSRSGINRQGVSLFVDFKTGFKDIVRLRTILEEFLANNSRDYVPDSLGLNVVNIHELNKMELRLAFTHRNNWSDDKLRSQRSNRFHCALVAACRAIPLYKPGGMVPKSGENGNPMYTVQLDATTELSDNIKKEKDRRQGLRWDEIKMDVPQNAYVNVSEEEALQAREDEETQKARLAKLAEEDAFSRLARLPTTSARAGVSTAIEVEATAMGLRQTTRPGI; from the exons ATGGCCTCTAATCAGACATCGGCTGACTTCCGACACTCTTTATTACCGTTGCTGCATCTTCCTCGAAAAAACCGTGTAATGGATGGCACATTCAAGGacagcttgccgccgagctATCCAACGCCCTCTGCCAAAAACCTTCCTCAGACGATTCTGCCGGTGTCCCAGCCTCTCACTCCCGGGTCCGGTTCTTCGGCTCGGTTAAGCATGTCGTACAGTCCTTATGAGCATTCTCACAACGCCCCAACGATGCAACAAGAGTCTTCGCCGAAGCGCTGGACAGAGTCCAAGGCATACAAGTCTGATACGGAGTCGCGGGAGATTCCAAGCCGCGATGAGTACCAGAGCGCCCAAGAAAACTCACAACAACACATGCCGCCCATTATCGTGGCTCGGTATCGACGGGAGCTCTTTTGGTGGGCTTTTCGTTATGCCGTCATCGCAGTGGTCGTCTTTGTGGCCTTTCTCGTCCCCATCATCATTCTAAGCAACGACGCCGATGTTGTGGAGGATAGTGCCCTCGAAAAGATCGAAGCGGAACAGTACCAAAATCTCATGTTTTACATCTGCCTGTGGTTAGAAGTCACTTGGCTGGGAGCCGTCGGTTCCGACTTGCTTGGCCTAGGACTTCCATACCTCTTCAGGTTCATTGCAAG GTACACCAACTCGGCCCATCAGAGATACTGGCGAGTTCTCAAGTTTATGCGGCGACCAATCGCTTTCCTCGGAACCACGGTCGTCACTTACATCTTCTTTGCTGCT TGTATCAACGAGAATGAGCTTTTAGCCGTCAATATCAACAAAGCCCCAGACACCTTCGCTTGGGACGATGCCGTCGCGGACGTCCTGGAACAGATGACGCTCTGGGTAAGTTTCTACTTACTCGAAAAGCTCTTCATATCCTACATTGCGGTCCACTATCACTACCGAGGTGACAACGTCAAAATCGCTCGGACCAAAGACCTCCAGAATGCCCTGATCGCTTTGTACGACGCCTCGGTGTTTCTGCACCCGCCCCACCGAGAGCCCTTTGCCGAAGAGGACATGCTTATCCGCAACGCCAGAGGCGACTCCCACGATCCAGGCCGTGTCAGGATCTCTAGCTACCTCGCCCGGCTgggcatcgacgggtacaagatGACCAGTCTGTTCGGTAACTTCATTTCCGCCGAGCCCAACGCCCACTGGCTGCGTCCAGCGAGCACTTACTCGGTGATTGAGCGCGCGTGGGCCAACCCCGTGTCCGCTGCAGCCTTGGCGCGGCGTATCTGGCTCTCTCTCGTCGCCGAAGGCAAATCAGGCCtcaccgtcgacgacatcatcgaggTTCTTGGTCCTTACCGCAAAACAGAAGCGGTCGCGATCTTTAAGACGTTGAACGAGAACAACAGCCCCGATATCCGCGTCGAGGAGTTCATTGGGATCGTCACGGAGGGTGGTAGGACCCGGCACCAGGTCTACAAGAACATGGAGAACATGGACCACTGCATCAACACTTTCGACTGGTTCTGCCTTCTGATACTCGCCAGCGTCATGATCTTTTTCATCA TGGTCGCCTATGTGCCGGCGATCAAGCAGATTCAAACCATCCTCTCCAGTCTCGCCATCGGCCTCTCATTTGCCGTTGGCCGCACATTCCACCATATTCTCGTAGGGATCGTCTTCGTATTCTTCGACCACCCCTacgacgtcggcgatgtcgtcaACGTCTACAACATGAGCTCGACCAACGGCACCACGTGCCTCGTCAAGCGGCAGTCGCTCTTGTACACCGTCTTCCGGCGACTCGACAACGGTTGCGACCTCCAGATCCCCAACGAACGGCTGTCGCAGAAACGGATCGAGAACTTTTCGAGGTCCGGCATCAACCGGCAGGGCGTCTCCCTGTTCGTGGACTTCAAGACCGGCTTCAAGGACATCGTCCGCCTGCGCACAATCTTGGAGGAGTTCCTGGCCAACAACTCGAGAGACTACGTTCCGGACAGCTTGGGTCTGAACGTGGTCAACATCCACGAGCTCAACAAGATGGAGCTCCGGTTGGCGTTCACCCACCGCAACAACTGGTCCGATGACAAGCTCCGCTCTCAAAGAAGCAACAGGTTCCACTGCGCCTTGGTTGCCGCCTGCCGAGCCATCCCGCTCTACAAGCCCGGCGGTATGGTACCGAAGTCTGGAGAGAATGGCAATCCGATGTATACTGTTCAGCTCGATGCCACCACTGAGCTGAGcgacaacatcaagaaggagaaggatcGTCGACAGGGCCTTCGATGGGATGAGATCAAGATGGACGTTCCACAGAACGCATATGTCAACGTGAGCGAAGAGGAGGCTCTGCAGGCCAGGGAGGATGAAGAAACTCAGAAGGCGAGGCTGGCCAAGTTGGCGGAGGAAGATGCCTTTTCCAGGCTGGCAAGACTTCCAACAACCTCCGCTCGAGCAGGAGTCAGCACTGCGATTGAAGTTGAAGCCACAGCAATGGGATTGCGGCAGACTACAAGACCTGGCATCTGA